A window of the Cystobacter fuscus genome harbors these coding sequences:
- a CDS encoding vegetative protein, producing MPEAQKTTLKSWPRTAKGGGKKACTVEGCKRPYRAKSYCFFHFKKWRQGELPHSRYRTCSKAECRTKTDKGGLCAKHYAETYKTAAAA from the coding sequence ATGCCTGAAGCACAGAAGACCACCCTGAAGAGCTGGCCGCGCACGGCCAAGGGCGGGGGCAAGAAGGCCTGCACCGTCGAGGGTTGCAAGCGCCCCTACCGCGCCAAGAGCTACTGCTTCTTCCACTTCAAGAAGTGGCGCCAGGGCGAGCTGCCCCACTCGCGCTACCGCACCTGCTCCAAGGCGGAGTGCCGCACGAAGACCGACAAGGGCGGTCTGTGCGCCAAGCACTACGCCGAGACCTACAAGACCGCCGCCGCGGCCTAG
- a CDS encoding IS3 family transposase (programmed frameshift), translating to MERRKRRSFNAEFKAEAIRLVREGGKSVSQVAKDLDLTDSALRNWMKQAEVDAGKGPAGALTTAEREEFTRLRKEVRQLTMERDFLKKGGGLLREGGLDVKFELMDAQKALFPVKFMCEQLSVSRSGYYAWQRRPESARQASDRVLAEEVARVHQESRRTYGSPRVHAELRTRGQRVSRKRVVRLMRAQGLAARRRRRYVTTTDSRHRRPVAPNVLARDFSPAQPNTSWVTDITYVDTREGWLYLAVVLDLFSRKVVGWSMSDTIDRHLVLGALDMALKSRQPPRGLVHHSDRGSQYAREEYQQALAARGMECSMSRKGNCWDNAVVESFFSTLKQELVYTTDFTTHQQARLALFEYIEVFYNRQRRHSTLGYVSPVNFELAALPQKLAA from the exons ATGGAGAGAAGAAAGAGGCGGAGCTTCAACGCGGAGTTCAAGGCCGAGGCAATCCGACTGGTGCGCGAGGGAGGCAAGAGCGTCTCCCAAGTGGCCAAGGACCTGGACCTGACGGACTCAGCCCTGCGCAACTGGATGAAGCAGGCGGAGGTGGACGCGGGCAAGGGCCCCGCGGGCGCGCTCACCACCGCGGAGCGGGAGGAGTTCACGCGGCTGCGCAAGGAGGTGCGCCAGCTGACGATGGAGCGTGACTTCTTGAAAAAAG GCGGCGGCCTTCTTCGCGAAGGAGGGCTCGACGTGAAGTTCGAGCTGATGGACGCGCAGAAGGCCCTCTTCCCCGTGAAGTTCATGTGCGAGCAGCTGAGCGTGTCGCGCTCGGGCTATTACGCCTGGCAAAGGCGCCCGGAGTCCGCGCGGCAGGCGTCGGACCGGGTACTGGCCGAGGAAGTCGCGCGGGTGCACCAGGAGAGTCGCCGGACGTACGGCAGTCCGCGAGTGCACGCGGAGCTGCGCACCCGCGGCCAGCGGGTGAGCCGCAAGCGCGTGGTGCGACTCATGCGTGCGCAAGGGCTGGCGGCGCGCAGGCGGCGGCGCTACGTGACCACGACGGACTCGCGCCACCGCCGGCCCGTGGCGCCGAATGTCCTCGCGCGGGACTTCTCTCCCGCGCAACCCAACACGAGCTGGGTGACAGACATCACCTACGTGGACACGCGAGAGGGCTGGCTGTACCTGGCGGTGGTGCTCGACCTGTTCTCGCGCAAGGTGGTGGGCTGGTCCATGAGCGACACCATCGACCGGCACCTGGTGCTCGGTGCCCTGGACATGGCGCTCAAGAGCCGACAACCGCCGCGAGGGCTGGTGCACCACTCGGACCGGGGCAGCCAGTACGCGAGAGAGGAGTACCAGCAGGCCCTGGCGGCACGTGGCATGGAGTGCAGCATGTCGCGCAAGGGCAATTGCTGGGACAACGCTGTGGTGGAGAGCTTCTTCAGCACCCTGAAGCAAGAACTCGTCTACACCACGGACTTCACCACGCACCAGCAGGCCCGATTGGCGCTCTTCGAGTACATTGAGGTCTTCTACAACCGGCAGCGGCGGCACTCGACTCTGGGCTACGTCAGTCCAGTGAATTTCGAGCTTGCGGCCTTACCGCAGAAGTTGGCAGCATAG
- a CDS encoding S1C family serine protease: protein MMAGQRWWTGLTLAVLLSAPAWASPSAQAGRLWVEARQRSVREQRSALSEVARAAMPAVVSITTRQPNPTPGAEGETQKGIGSGLIIHPDGFILTSAHVVEGAQDISISVLSPAGYAEEYPAQLVGEDTRTDSALLRIHAPRKLPVLKLSSASRVEVGDWVMVIGNPFGLTHSVTAGVVSAKGRTDVTPNGRDGDFDYMQVDASINPGNSGGPVLDLNGEVVAIANAVNVAGQGIGFAIPVDIAKAVLPHLQKYGRVRRGWMGVSVQDCTPDVVEAYGLGHPRGVVVSEVADGGPAARAGLQVGDVIEGLDTLHVERAHNLRWQVAARGVGGRVMLHVRRGVQPLKMRVRLEEQPGETVPATAVLSAPSKHVQPAENEGTGGSGQAGKKAGSP, encoded by the coding sequence ATGATGGCGGGTCAACGGTGGTGGACGGGGCTCACGCTGGCCGTGTTGTTGAGCGCGCCGGCCTGGGCGAGCCCGAGCGCACAAGCGGGCAGGCTGTGGGTGGAAGCCAGGCAACGCTCGGTACGAGAGCAACGCTCGGCGCTCAGCGAGGTGGCGCGAGCGGCCATGCCCGCGGTGGTCTCCATCACCACGCGCCAGCCCAACCCCACGCCCGGCGCCGAGGGAGAGACACAGAAGGGCATCGGCTCGGGCCTCATCATCCACCCCGACGGCTTCATCCTCACCAGCGCGCACGTCGTCGAGGGCGCGCAGGACATCAGCATCTCGGTGCTGTCGCCGGCGGGCTACGCGGAGGAGTACCCGGCGCAGCTCGTGGGCGAGGACACGCGCACGGACTCGGCGCTGCTGAGGATCCACGCCCCGCGCAAGCTGCCCGTGCTCAAGCTGTCGTCGGCCTCGCGGGTGGAGGTGGGCGACTGGGTGATGGTGATTGGCAACCCGTTCGGACTGACGCACTCGGTGACGGCGGGCGTGGTGAGCGCCAAGGGCCGCACGGACGTGACGCCCAACGGGCGCGATGGCGACTTCGACTACATGCAGGTGGACGCCTCCATCAACCCGGGCAACTCGGGAGGGCCGGTGTTGGACCTGAATGGGGAGGTGGTGGCGATCGCCAACGCCGTGAACGTGGCGGGCCAGGGCATCGGCTTCGCCATCCCCGTGGACATCGCCAAGGCGGTGCTGCCGCACCTGCAGAAGTACGGACGGGTGCGCCGGGGCTGGATGGGCGTGTCCGTGCAGGACTGCACCCCGGACGTCGTCGAGGCCTACGGGCTGGGACACCCCCGGGGCGTGGTGGTGTCGGAGGTGGCGGATGGAGGACCCGCCGCGCGCGCCGGCCTGCAGGTGGGCGACGTCATCGAGGGACTGGACACGCTGCACGTGGAGCGGGCCCACAACCTGCGCTGGCAGGTGGCGGCCCGGGGCGTGGGCGGCCGGGTGATGCTGCACGTGCGCCGGGGAGTGCAGCCCCTGAAGATGCGGGTGCGACTGGAGGAGCAGCCAGGCGAGACGGTGCCCGCCACGGCCGTCCTCTCGGCGCCGTCCAAGCACGTCCAACCCGCGGAGAACGAGGGGACGGGGGGCTCCGGACAGGCGGGCAAGAAGGCGGGCTCGCCCTGA
- a CDS encoding OmpA family protein, whose amino-acid sequence MILLVAGVSAHAEDPFLRGFDAVPLKATPAQNSGIALEGATPETAQSFRAALLFDYTHGALALKLGEEKLGNLLPYRLDAHALFAWQLHRRLEIGADLPFTLVQGDNFQLLRDALAAQDFPGAAGVRRWGLGDIRLQPRAFLLLPDEFPVGLALSAEVRLPTGDGQSFLGERGVLVAPRLAVERAFGPVRVLGNVGVRLRPRPAQYLNLYVGNEVTFGAGAIVDLPDVGPLTNVQGLAEMHLATPMSAPFNFHQAASLKTPWGVLVGARTRIHGPWGLELDVGRGVTLGSGYGREDLRVLLSVRYDQAFVDSDGDGVPDSRDKCPTEGEDVDGFQDDDGCPEPDNDGDGITDGQDACPNGPDSCLDSDNDGVPDGLDQCPNKPGPPGYDGCPDTDGDEVPDNVDKCPDQSGPPENDGCPIDNPPFVIVESDRIRIKGNILFETGSANIQKQSLKLLDEVATVLDRNPSLGPVLIEGHTDNVGSDTLNLSLSQRRAQSVMDYLISKNIEAHRLRAKGFGESQPIATNGTPLGRAKNRRVEFRLIKSEVETAPRIVPQDKKPEGDTKAKPEGNSKPETKARPEAATKPTTKAETKARPEPAPKAKPATAPKASAEKP is encoded by the coding sequence ATGATCCTCCTGGTGGCCGGTGTCTCGGCACACGCGGAGGATCCCTTCCTGCGAGGCTTCGACGCCGTCCCCTTGAAGGCGACGCCCGCGCAGAACAGCGGCATCGCGCTCGAGGGCGCCACCCCGGAAACCGCCCAGAGCTTCCGGGCCGCCCTCCTCTTCGACTACACCCACGGGGCGCTCGCCCTGAAGCTGGGCGAGGAGAAGCTGGGCAACCTGCTGCCCTACCGGCTCGATGCCCACGCGCTCTTCGCCTGGCAGTTGCACCGTCGGCTGGAGATTGGCGCGGACCTGCCCTTCACCCTCGTGCAGGGCGACAACTTCCAGTTGCTGCGCGACGCGCTCGCCGCGCAGGACTTCCCGGGCGCCGCCGGCGTGAGGCGCTGGGGGCTCGGCGACATCCGGCTGCAACCGCGCGCCTTCCTGCTGCTGCCCGACGAGTTCCCCGTGGGCCTCGCCCTGTCCGCCGAGGTGCGGCTGCCCACCGGGGACGGGCAGAGCTTCCTCGGCGAGCGCGGCGTGCTCGTCGCACCGAGGCTCGCGGTGGAGCGCGCCTTCGGTCCGGTGCGGGTGCTCGGCAACGTGGGCGTGCGCCTGCGTCCCCGGCCCGCCCAGTACCTCAACCTCTACGTGGGCAACGAGGTGACGTTCGGCGCGGGCGCCATCGTGGACCTGCCGGACGTGGGCCCCCTCACGAACGTGCAGGGGCTCGCCGAGATGCACCTGGCCACGCCGATGTCCGCCCCCTTCAACTTCCACCAGGCCGCCTCCCTCAAGACGCCCTGGGGAGTGCTCGTCGGCGCGCGCACCCGCATCCATGGCCCCTGGGGGCTGGAGCTCGACGTGGGCCGCGGCGTGACACTCGGCAGCGGCTACGGCCGCGAGGACCTGCGCGTGCTGCTCTCCGTGCGCTACGACCAGGCGTTCGTCGACTCCGATGGCGACGGCGTTCCCGACTCGCGCGACAAGTGCCCCACCGAGGGCGAGGACGTGGATGGCTTCCAGGACGACGACGGCTGCCCGGAGCCCGACAACGACGGGGACGGCATCACCGACGGCCAGGACGCATGCCCCAACGGTCCGGACAGCTGCCTGGACTCGGACAACGACGGCGTGCCGGATGGCCTGGACCAGTGCCCCAACAAGCCTGGCCCTCCGGGCTACGACGGCTGCCCGGATACCGACGGAGACGAGGTGCCCGACAACGTGGACAAGTGCCCCGATCAGTCCGGCCCCCCCGAGAACGATGGCTGCCCCATCGACAACCCGCCGTTCGTCATCGTCGAGTCGGATCGCATCCGCATCAAGGGCAACATCCTCTTCGAGACCGGCTCGGCCAACATCCAGAAGCAATCCCTCAAGCTGCTCGACGAGGTGGCCACGGTGCTCGATCGCAACCCGTCACTCGGACCCGTGCTCATCGAGGGTCACACCGACAACGTCGGCTCGGACACCCTCAACCTGAGCCTGTCCCAGCGCCGCGCCCAGTCCGTCATGGACTACCTCATCTCCAAGAACATCGAGGCCCATCGCCTGCGCGCCAAGGGCTTCGGCGAGTCCCAGCCCATCGCCACCAACGGCACCCCGCTCGGACGCGCGAAGAACCGCCGCGTCGAATTCCGCCTCATCAAGTCCGAGGTGGAAACGGCCCCGCGCATCGTCCCCCAGGACAAGAAGCCCGAGGGGGACACCAAGGCCAAACCCGAGGGCAACTCCAAGCCGGAGACCAAGGCCAGGCCCGAGGCCGCCACCAAGCCGACCACCAAGGCGGAGACCAAGGCCAGGCCCGAGCCCGCCCCCAAGGCAAAGCCCGCGACCGCCCCCAAGGCCAGTGCCGAAAAGCCCTGA
- a CDS encoding TlpA family protein disulfide reductase: protein MTEPQTGDAGQQQQPPPPPPRHGWSKVLLVVTGLLGLAGLSYLGVSEALRARLASDGTVAPVMKLQKYDNGTMSLAELQGKVVMLDFWATWCAPCQAEMPSLIKLAKEYEDKGLVFVAASRDEMPDAPLFVQEFVQSRMPELAPYVVFAPDELAAVFQVTALPTLYFLDRKGQVVDAQRGMLSEAALRQRIERALK from the coding sequence GTGACGGAGCCACAGACTGGAGACGCCGGGCAGCAGCAGCAGCCACCGCCGCCGCCGCCGCGCCATGGGTGGAGCAAGGTGTTGTTGGTGGTGACGGGGCTGTTGGGGCTGGCGGGACTGTCGTACCTGGGCGTGAGCGAGGCGCTGCGGGCACGGCTCGCGTCCGACGGCACCGTGGCCCCGGTGATGAAGCTGCAGAAGTACGACAACGGGACGATGTCGCTGGCGGAGCTCCAGGGCAAGGTGGTGATGCTGGACTTCTGGGCGACGTGGTGCGCGCCGTGTCAGGCGGAGATGCCGTCGCTGATCAAGCTCGCCAAGGAGTACGAGGACAAGGGCCTGGTGTTCGTGGCGGCGAGCCGGGACGAGATGCCGGACGCGCCGCTGTTCGTGCAGGAGTTCGTGCAGAGCCGCATGCCGGAGCTGGCGCCGTACGTGGTGTTCGCGCCGGATGAGCTGGCGGCGGTCTTCCAGGTGACGGCCCTGCCGACGCTCTACTTCCTGGACCGCAAGGGGCAGGTGGTGGACGCGCAGCGCGGCATGTTGTCGGAGGCGGCGCTGCGCCAGCGCATCGAGCGGGCCCTCAAGTAG
- a CDS encoding GNAT family N-acetyltransferase, which produces MSTQVPPTPPRPSRSSQRIRPYQAEDWDAVYDICVRTGAMGEDARGLLADASLLPDIYAGPYLTFEPNLAFVVEDAGRVVGYTLGTANTAAFIETWRERWLPRVASRYPPPVEPTRTTDEWLVSTLHHPERMLTPEIAPYPAHLHLDLLPEARGGGNGRRLLEAFFLAAAAAGAHSVHMGTNAQAAPFFARMGFARLPEADHNNLVFFHGLTGPLPSARAGT; this is translated from the coding sequence ATGTCCACCCAGGTCCCTCCCACCCCGCCTCGTCCCTCGCGCTCGTCTCAGCGGATTCGTCCCTACCAGGCAGAAGACTGGGACGCGGTGTACGACATCTGTGTGCGCACGGGTGCCATGGGAGAGGACGCGCGGGGCCTGCTCGCCGACGCCTCCTTGTTGCCGGACATCTACGCCGGTCCCTACCTGACCTTCGAGCCGAACCTGGCCTTCGTGGTCGAGGACGCGGGCCGCGTGGTGGGGTACACGCTGGGGACCGCCAACACCGCGGCGTTCATCGAGACGTGGCGTGAGCGATGGTTGCCGCGCGTGGCCTCGCGCTACCCGCCCCCCGTGGAGCCGACCCGCACCACCGACGAGTGGTTGGTCTCCACGCTGCACCATCCCGAGCGAATGCTCACCCCCGAGATCGCCCCCTATCCGGCGCACCTGCACCTGGACCTGCTGCCCGAGGCGCGGGGAGGGGGGAACGGCCGACGACTCCTCGAGGCCTTCTTCCTCGCGGCGGCCGCGGCGGGAGCCCACTCCGTGCACATGGGAACGAACGCCCAGGCGGCGCCCTTCTTCGCGCGGATGGGGTTCGCGCGGCTCCCGGAGGCGGACCACAACAACCTCGTCTTCTTCCACGGCCTCACGGGGCCGCT
- a CDS encoding RNA methyltransferase, with amino-acid sequence MLPAENLTVVLHQTRSPENMGAVARVMANFGFSRLILSDPATYSFRGAERLAVKGGAVLEGMAVAQNLPEALKDCVYAIGTTSRTQIEGRVALTPEEAAARLADQSRRGRVALVLGGEQRGLSNEELAFCSDFLVIPTSEVQPSMNLAQAAAVLLYLCSREGRGAPERAAEPAPEYQGARMGTVSALGERMREVLLRAQFLNPQAPEHVLRELERSLLRAELTQREAELWLTAFKHVGRMMGGGKGPSEQEAPSRGPRRNA; translated from the coding sequence ATGCTCCCGGCAGAGAACTTGACGGTTGTCCTCCACCAGACGCGATCACCCGAGAACATGGGAGCCGTGGCTCGGGTGATGGCCAACTTCGGTTTCTCGCGGCTCATCCTGTCGGATCCCGCCACCTACTCCTTCCGGGGCGCCGAGCGGCTCGCCGTGAAGGGTGGGGCGGTGCTGGAGGGCATGGCCGTGGCACAGAACCTGCCCGAGGCCCTCAAGGACTGCGTGTACGCGATTGGCACCACGTCTCGCACCCAGATCGAGGGACGTGTCGCCCTCACTCCGGAGGAGGCGGCGGCGCGGCTGGCGGATCAGAGCCGGCGGGGAAGGGTGGCGCTGGTGCTGGGGGGTGAGCAGCGGGGGCTGTCCAACGAGGAGCTGGCGTTCTGCTCGGACTTCCTCGTCATTCCCACCAGCGAGGTGCAGCCCTCGATGAACCTGGCGCAGGCGGCGGCGGTGCTGCTCTACCTGTGCTCGCGCGAGGGCCGGGGCGCGCCCGAGCGGGCGGCGGAGCCGGCGCCGGAATACCAGGGGGCGCGCATGGGCACGGTGAGCGCGCTGGGCGAGCGGATGCGCGAGGTGTTGCTGCGCGCGCAGTTCCTCAACCCGCAGGCGCCGGAGCACGTGCTGCGCGAGCTGGAGCGGAGTCTGTTGCGAGCGGAACTCACCCAGCGCGAGGCGGAGCTGTGGCTCACGGCCTTCAAGCACGTGGGGAGGATGATGGGCGGGGGCAAGGGCCCTTCCGAGCAGGAAGCGCCCTCGCGAGGCCCGCGCCGGAACGCCTAG
- a CDS encoding M16 family metallopeptidase, translated as MRPLLSRSLALGAALYLGGCATASRTAPAPEAAPPPAPPPAQAQTPAEPPAPTSVPARPLQQPEPARLVVQAHPDSPIVSFRLVFHSGSVDDPKGKEGLGALTAQLLAEGGTQSLSSAQLLEALFPMAAELDASTDKEFTVFSGRVHKDFLPRFLELFTDVLLKPRFDPQEFERLRSLALSDLRNGLRSENDEALGKVALDALLYEGHPYAHFVGGTEKGLEAITLEDVKAHAARVFTQDRLVIGLAGPVDEQLQRTVVSRLSALPATGAPRVELPAVPTTGGRALVVQKPTLSTAISLGAVTPLRRGDPDFFPVAFALSYLGEHRQLGGVLFNELREKRGLNYGDYAYAEHFIEERGTTYNRTNIARTQQDLSLWIRPVVPDNAMFATRGTLYFLDQLLAQPIPAEKFERSRSFLLGYTRLWEQTDQRRLGYAIDALFLGTPDYLEQYRAALAKMTPESVHAAVRRHVRPESLDFAFVTQNAEGLVKQLKEQASSPITYASPKSLELLEQDKAIGARPLPIRPDAIQIVPADTFMEK; from the coding sequence ATGCGTCCGCTCCTCTCCCGCTCCCTCGCCCTCGGCGCCGCGCTGTACCTCGGCGGCTGCGCCACCGCGTCCCGCACCGCCCCCGCTCCCGAAGCGGCTCCGCCTCCCGCGCCGCCCCCAGCCCAGGCCCAGACTCCCGCCGAGCCTCCCGCGCCCACGTCCGTCCCCGCCCGGCCCCTGCAACAGCCGGAGCCCGCACGGCTCGTCGTCCAGGCCCACCCGGACAGCCCCATCGTCAGCTTCCGGCTCGTCTTCCACTCGGGCTCGGTGGATGACCCAAAGGGCAAGGAGGGCCTTGGCGCCCTCACCGCGCAGTTGCTGGCCGAGGGAGGCACCCAGAGCCTCTCCTCCGCTCAGCTCCTCGAGGCCCTCTTCCCCATGGCGGCCGAGCTGGACGCCTCCACCGACAAGGAGTTCACGGTCTTCTCCGGCCGCGTCCACAAGGACTTCCTGCCGCGCTTCCTCGAGCTGTTCACCGACGTGCTGCTCAAGCCCCGCTTCGATCCCCAGGAGTTCGAGCGGCTGCGCTCCCTCGCCCTCAGCGACCTGCGCAACGGGCTGCGCAGCGAGAACGACGAGGCGCTGGGCAAGGTGGCGCTCGACGCGCTCCTCTACGAGGGCCACCCCTACGCGCACTTCGTGGGCGGCACCGAGAAGGGCCTCGAGGCCATCACCCTGGAGGACGTGAAGGCCCACGCCGCGCGCGTCTTCACCCAGGATCGGCTCGTCATCGGTCTGGCGGGTCCGGTGGATGAGCAGCTCCAGCGCACCGTCGTCTCGCGGCTGTCCGCGCTGCCCGCCACCGGCGCGCCGCGCGTGGAACTGCCCGCCGTGCCCACCACCGGCGGACGCGCCCTCGTCGTGCAGAAGCCCACCCTCTCCACGGCCATCTCCCTGGGCGCCGTCACCCCGCTGCGCCGGGGGGATCCGGACTTCTTCCCCGTGGCCTTCGCCCTGTCGTACCTCGGAGAGCACCGCCAGCTGGGCGGCGTGCTCTTCAACGAGCTGCGCGAGAAGCGGGGCCTCAACTACGGCGACTACGCCTACGCCGAGCACTTCATCGAGGAGCGCGGCACCACGTACAACCGCACCAACATCGCGCGCACCCAGCAGGATCTCTCGCTGTGGATCCGCCCCGTGGTGCCCGACAACGCGATGTTCGCCACCCGGGGCACGCTCTACTTCCTCGATCAACTGCTGGCCCAGCCCATCCCCGCGGAAAAGTTCGAGCGCAGCCGCAGCTTCCTCCTGGGCTACACGCGCCTGTGGGAGCAGACGGATCAACGCCGCCTGGGCTACGCCATCGACGCGCTCTTCCTCGGCACGCCGGACTACCTGGAGCAGTACCGCGCCGCGCTCGCGAAGATGACGCCCGAGTCCGTACACGCCGCCGTGCGCCGCCACGTGCGTCCCGAGTCCCTCGACTTCGCCTTCGTCACCCAGAACGCCGAGGGCCTGGTGAAGCAGTTGAAGGAGCAGGCCTCCTCGCCCATCACCTACGCCTCGCCCAAGAGCCTCGAGTTGCTGGAGCAGGACAAGGCGATTGGCGCGCGGCCCCTGCCCATCCGCCCCGACGCCATCCAGATCGTCCCCGCGGACACCTTCATGGAAAAATAG
- a CDS encoding M16 family metallopeptidase, translating into MHHRWLIPLLLVLLGTALPVSAAEQPASPFFPYPMKVDRLPNGLTVIRVPFNSPGLIAYQTVVRVGSRNEVEPGRTGFAHFFEHMMFKGTKNFPEGEREKVIAAYGYDDNAFTSDDITVYHSYGPTAGLLKLVELEADRFRHLEYSEPSFQTEALAVLGEYHKNAALPWLKIEEELSRTAFTRHPYGHTTLGYYDDIKAMPQAYAYSRAFFERWYTPDNILLIIVGDFDDAALMAAVQKHYGPWEGKSASIQLPKEPPQKQERSVHIDWPQSTQPQLLYAWRTPAARLDTSDAAVQAVLGSYLVGSTSPLFKELVLDKQLAQDLDGSTMPHRDPHLFSVSATLQKEANRAAVRASLNAAVKELVTGKVDATRVEAIKSRTRYGLLMNMETAKDVAQQLSWYAGIYGTPDALARHVQKISEVKPGDLVAFARRYLTAANRTVLSLTPQQAGGQK; encoded by the coding sequence ATGCATCATCGATGGCTCATTCCCCTTCTGCTCGTCCTGCTGGGCACGGCGCTTCCCGTCTCGGCCGCCGAGCAGCCCGCTTCCCCCTTCTTCCCCTACCCCATGAAGGTCGACCGTCTGCCCAACGGGCTCACGGTCATCCGGGTGCCCTTCAACTCGCCCGGGCTCATCGCCTACCAGACGGTGGTGCGCGTGGGCTCGCGCAACGAGGTGGAGCCGGGCCGCACGGGCTTCGCCCACTTCTTCGAGCACATGATGTTCAAGGGCACGAAGAACTTCCCCGAGGGTGAGCGCGAGAAGGTCATCGCCGCCTACGGCTACGACGACAACGCCTTCACCTCGGACGACATCACCGTCTACCACTCGTACGGGCCCACCGCCGGGCTGCTCAAGCTGGTGGAGCTCGAGGCCGATCGCTTCCGCCACCTCGAGTACTCCGAGCCCTCCTTCCAGACCGAGGCGCTCGCCGTGCTGGGCGAGTACCACAAGAACGCCGCCCTGCCCTGGCTGAAGATCGAGGAGGAGCTCTCGCGCACCGCCTTCACCCGCCACCCCTACGGACACACCACGCTCGGCTACTACGACGACATCAAGGCCATGCCCCAGGCCTACGCCTACAGCCGGGCCTTCTTCGAGCGCTGGTACACCCCCGACAACATCCTGCTCATCATCGTCGGGGACTTCGATGACGCCGCGCTGATGGCGGCCGTGCAGAAGCACTATGGCCCGTGGGAAGGCAAGAGCGCCTCCATCCAACTGCCCAAGGAGCCGCCCCAGAAGCAGGAGCGCTCCGTCCACATCGACTGGCCCCAGAGCACCCAGCCCCAGTTGCTCTACGCCTGGCGCACCCCGGCGGCTCGGCTCGACACCTCCGACGCCGCCGTCCAGGCCGTGCTCGGCAGCTATCTCGTGGGCAGCACCAGCCCGCTCTTCAAGGAGCTCGTCCTGGACAAGCAGCTCGCCCAGGACCTGGACGGCAGCACCATGCCCCACCGGGATCCCCACCTCTTCAGCGTCTCCGCCACCCTCCAGAAGGAGGCGAACCGCGCCGCCGTCCGCGCCTCCCTCAACGCCGCGGTGAAGGAGCTCGTCACCGGCAAGGTGGACGCCACCCGCGTCGAGGCCATCAAGAGTCGGACCCGCTATGGGCTGCTCATGAACATGGAGACCGCCAAGGACGTGGCCCAGCAGCTCTCCTGGTACGCCGGCATCTACGGCACCCCGGACGCTCTCGCCCGCCATGTCCAGAAGATCTCCGAGGTGAAGCCCGGCGACCTCGTCGCCTTCGCCCGCCGCTACCTCACCGCCGCCAACCGCACCGTGCTCTCCCTCACCCCCCAGCAGGCCGGAGGTCAGAAGTGA
- a CDS encoding CFI-box-CTERM domain-containing protein, which produces MSLPRAHEAREPLRAQALALFARIPEPPVYHRAEDPARKAAEELLPELEQVLALGLAVRRDAGPAEATDRLVEALRAHGEALCHTVDGRLSQAEEAWRRAVELERVAHPTRSLGTREQAVGPVYDRSTGASRYDPRVEPVAQVWLACPNMGCKRINEYGYVPGPGIHAYVCSACQVPFRAYFGELSSVEIETKPSSKRFLFTVDEVRGAGSSRIEFEEASGDDFPSTRGDLLVFLYTEARELKAVMNQTNKRLMWISPASSCFVVTAAFGEGAPELVTFRAFRDEVLRRHAWGRGFIRVYYRHGPGLARWVVGRPRVRREVRRVLTQVHRVLLKTKRESRT; this is translated from the coding sequence ATGTCCCTTCCGCGAGCGCACGAGGCGCGTGAGCCGTTGCGCGCCCAGGCACTGGCGCTGTTCGCCCGGATTCCGGAGCCCCCCGTGTACCACCGGGCGGAGGATCCGGCGCGCAAGGCGGCCGAGGAGCTGCTGCCGGAGCTGGAGCAGGTGTTGGCGCTGGGGCTGGCGGTGCGGCGCGACGCGGGGCCGGCGGAGGCCACGGATCGGCTCGTCGAGGCGCTGCGGGCGCACGGGGAAGCGCTGTGCCATACGGTGGACGGACGGCTCTCCCAGGCGGAGGAGGCGTGGCGGCGCGCGGTGGAGCTGGAGCGCGTGGCGCACCCCACGCGTTCGCTCGGCACCCGGGAGCAGGCGGTGGGGCCGGTGTATGACCGGAGCACGGGGGCGTCGCGCTACGATCCCCGCGTGGAGCCCGTGGCGCAGGTGTGGCTGGCCTGCCCCAACATGGGCTGCAAGCGCATCAACGAGTACGGGTACGTGCCGGGGCCCGGCATCCACGCGTATGTGTGTTCCGCCTGCCAGGTGCCCTTCCGGGCCTACTTCGGCGAGCTGAGTTCGGTGGAGATCGAAACGAAGCCCAGCTCCAAGCGTTTCCTGTTCACGGTGGACGAGGTGCGGGGCGCGGGCAGCTCGCGCATCGAGTTCGAGGAGGCCAGTGGAGATGACTTCCCGTCGACGCGGGGGGACTTGCTGGTCTTCCTGTACACCGAGGCGCGCGAACTCAAGGCGGTGATGAACCAGACGAACAAGCGGCTGATGTGGATTTCACCGGCCAGTTCGTGCTTCGTGGTGACGGCGGCGTTCGGAGAGGGCGCGCCGGAGTTGGTGACGTTCCGGGCGTTCCGGGACGAGGTGTTGCGCCGCCATGCGTGGGGGCGCGGGTTCATTCGCGTCTACTACCGGCATGGGCCGGGGCTGGCGCGCTGGGTGGTGGGCCGGCCGCGGGTGAGGCGCGAGGTTCGGCGGGTGCTCACGCAGGTACATCGGGTGTTGTTGAAGACGAAGAGGGAGTCACGCACGTGA